The genomic interval aagtatATGTTGTTTccttccaatttatttcacttgaattcaaataagtggttgtaattttgaagtgaaaagttgtcataagggtaaaattgtaacttcactgtgctaatcattgttgccttaatctgtgtgccatttctaaagtggacaactaaaaagggacggagggagtataatatTAGTAGCAATAGAATCTTATCTTTTTAAGTGGCAACACGTCAAGTTCATGCCATAAATTGTCACCAAATAAGAAACAATGGACAGCGTGAACTCTAATTCTGTAATTCATATAGtttcatataaatttataaattatataattggGAACAAGTTGTCTTGGCGGTAccttgaataaaaataatattataataatgaGATAACAAATCTTaagatattaaattaataaaagtaCATTCAGATTTGTTAAAAATTCGATTTATAACGCActctattatttttaaaatgaaatgtaCGTTGACTAAAATCCATATTACTAGGGAAATTGCTGTCCAACCTGTCATTTTGTATAACATCaatgatgaaaatattttatttttctataaccATTTTTCACATTCATGTGGATGGGCGGTTTGACACTCACAAATCACAATGTCCAAggaaaaagattttttatagGTTAAGAAAAGGGGAAGCAGGATAAAAAAATACtcataaacaattaaaaatggagCAAATATATCTTTTGTTAAATTTTGGTATTAAAAATAggaaattttttataataagatAAATATGTGTTATGTATTTACTATATAACAGATATAATTCTAAAAATTacattacataaatatattaaggTTTTAAAGTAAATCTTTCTCCTCTTAATGGAGTGTAAGAGCAAGTTATAGCATATGATCAGTATTTGTAGTGttgataataaaatatttgtatgatttgatattttaatgttttcttatgCAAAGGTAGGAAAGGAgattttttaggaattaattgaatattcttcatatttagcCTACTCAAATAAGGAACAAATATAACTAGTTAAATCATTTATACgaaaaatattatatctaaAGTATTTCTCCTTTACTCATTTATATAAAGCATATAATATTAGATTAAGAATCTCTTTGATGTTGTTGTTCGGAGGCCAGAAACacttattttaagaaaaaacatttttgttgaaaaattaagtgtttggcaaattagtaaaagtgcttttaaatgaaaacaaaaGTAGTTTTCCTGCTGTTGggaagaagctaaaaatttCTGCTTTTCaaaaaaagcaaaataaaaagcaaaaaaattatttttctcaagactaaaataactttttcatatatacatatttaccaatatatttcttattaattaattaacatatttcataagtttggttaaatttcttttaagatttttttttaaaaattttataacgtttatattttattattttatatattatatattattttacgtattaatttgtagaattagaaaaaaggtaacaacaatatttttacaagatttgaaaaaaaaaacaattaaagatttcagCCTCCCAAAAaaggtataatattgattgaaaatttaacatgtagattttaattttaaaaaaataaacatttaattaattttttttataatatatagttaaaatagtttctctctataaaataatgttAATATTAGAAGTACATTAATAGTTATCATTTTTTTGTAGTTCGTCTATTAAAagcacattttttaaaaaaaaattgtcaaacgCAATTTGCTTATAAaagcacttttcaaatgaattagccaaacacaattcattatttttcaaacttttctaAAGAGTCATTTTAAGCAAGTGTTTCTAAAAATAAGTTGTATTTAGCAGTAATGTCAAACAAGCTCTAAATAAGTTAAAGAATAGTTGTagattatgaatttttaaacttatttgctaatatttatgtaatctttccaattaataattataaatataataaatagtCCAATTTTGTTGGGCTAATCCATTGAATTAAGTTACAGATGATGAATCCATTTTGGTATGTTGAAGTGCCTTTTTTATCCTAAATTAAAGATGTCATTAATGTGACACACcaaattaagttaaaaaaactaataaaatcaTATGCCACATTTCAAAATAACAACATTATGTTTAGTCAAATCAAGAACCATTAAAAAATATGCCACATGTACAAATGACATGTTAGgtcaattttaatataattagtcAAAAAAAGTTTGTTCTTATCCCAACTCTTCCAACTATAAATAGATGTCTCATACTCATGATATGTTCAGCAGATCTAAACTATATTGAAACATGAAGACTATGAAGGCAATGATAATAGTTATTTTCTTCCTTGTTCTTTTTGTATGCTCTAACATGGGTGACTCTTCATTTGAAGATACAAAAGTGAAGGGGCATTTTCATGTTGTTAATGGAGATCATAAAATTGTCAAATCTCCTCTTGGGATGATGCAAAATAGAAGAGTGTTTCCCCGTCTTTGTAATTGGTGGTGCTTTCCTATATGTCAATgttgaataaatttattagaCATGGTGGTTGATTGGAAAAGAAGAGGGATGCTTATGTGTTCATGAACATCTTTTATGGCTAAATAAATACCTTTTGCATCtccaattcttcttctttttgttataCTTCCGGCGATTGTTTTGTTTATCTAATCTTGATTTTAAATTACACATATgtaaaatgtaccaaaatatcagTTGTCTTTTAATACTATGATCTTAAATATGTGtgaaacaataaaatttaaaaaaatgagacattttttctatacatatatatatatatatatatatatataaaagtatttaTAATGTATCTTGTAACCTCTATCGCAATTTATATCTATTAATATATgcacttaaaattttattttaataataaaatacataaacgCTAACAAAAATTAATAGTTCACAGATAGCTTCACGTTttggtataaaaaatatttgaattttttttttttttggttagagTATGTCAAAACTGATAGGATGACACGTTAATCAAATTATGCTATTCATTAAGATCATTCACTCTTATATTGACATAAATATTGACAACATTAACTTTCATACATTGTGATTTATCCCCTAATTAATATCTATATATGagacattttcatttttagtctatcatgaaaaaaaaaaaaattattgacaaATATTTAACGACattatcaatattttatctatatTGCATTTCACTTTAGCGAAAAATCCAACTCTcttatttaaaagtttatttaGAATAGTCAAGTCTCTAATTAATATCCTTGCAATCTGAAATCAGCtccaaaccaaaataaatttaaaaccaCATTGAATTCGTATTTGACCCGCATTCAatccgtttttatcaatttaattGCAGGTTGAAAATAATTAACACATAGttacttatattttaaaaatgggCGAGTTAAATATGAGCGAATTAAAATGTAAGGGTTAAACAAATATGGATTGAAATTATCATCACTAGCCGTAATTATTATTAGGGAAGCGATATAAATACTACTAGCAAACGagtaaaatatttcataatatacgatcattaattaaattacataatctacaaatatatatgatttaacATCATAAATCAAGAAATATTGCTATTgaaaaaatgctaaaaataaGGAGTTTCTTATATCAGTGATAACGAAATtaaatacatatcaaaacataatacttttctaaaaaatataaactactcAACTAGCATTCTAATTCATAAACAATTGGTCGTtgaatcaaagaagtcaaaataaaattcctatgttagaaaaatcaaatatatccctaaattgattatttttaaaacaaaaaaattaatttttttactttcgtGAGACGAAATGTTATATCTAAACATTtatgtaataataaaaatacatataaaccactagaaaaatgattaaaatggtccttgatatatatatagaggTTGAATTATTTTGGTCCTTCATATATATGATCTTATCGAAATATTTcttaatgtatataaaaatatattcattttagTCCGTAACCCTAAAAActaaggctgggcaccggacCGGATTGTACCGGTACCGGTCCGGTACCATTCCGGTCTGTTCTGGTCCGGTAGTCTACGGGACGGAATGGGACACCGTGAACCGGTACTCGAAACGGAACGATATCACCATTTGATACCGGTGTACCGGTACCAATTTATCCCGGTTTATTCCTGTTCCATTTTTGGTTtcgattaattattttttattaattaatttatattttataatttatatataggcatattttcaaaaaaataaataaaaatggattggattgattttttttaatttgtgtcattgttttatccttatttttatttaattttttaaaattacaaacttaagttatttaaattacaagttataagtataacttataacatattaataagtaacaacttataaacttcaaaagattcaaaatttcaaatcttgaaaacttaagctcaaaaactttaaaataaaaaaactttattaaacttaaacttgcaaatttaataagtaaaaattttaaaaaatatctttaaaataaacttaagtaaaattacattataaatttcaaaactcaaatttcaaaacaattaatttaaacttagaaaaataaataaacattcatattttcgtaattcaaaaaatcaaaataactaaaaattttatttttattttttgaaatagctatatgtATCGTCCCGTTTATCCCATCCCGTTCCATTCTGATCCGTCCGGTCCAGTTCCATTCCgatatatagtgggacgggacggAACCTAGTATCCATCCCGATAATTACGGTCCGGTTCATCCCGATACCGGTCAACCCGTCATGTTCCGGTCCGTTGCCCAGCCTTACCTAAAACTAaccataaaagtaaaaaatgttgTTAAATTTAACAGTGGGGCCCTCGATATTGACACCTAACatacctcttcttcttcttcttcttcttcttcttcttcaatcttcTCTCTTTCACCATTAGAGATCATTCTCCATCTTCAATCCACCACCTGCCATATTCTTACAAGAAAAGTTACACACATTACACTCATTTTTTATCTCCATCTACCTCTACAAAACAATTCCAGTAGCTTACATTTTCatacatacaaaaaataaaaataaaaatgagaccACCGACACaaatacaaactaaaataaatttactaaaatacttaattaattCCTCTTAGAAGACTGCCATAAATTAACTTTTTCAAGCTTTAATTATATACTCTTATTGAAACTCTATACGAAAAGGATATAGCTTTGCTGTTTCCCCCtttttgaaattaataattttttcatggttttttttttaattccacTTTCATATAAAGGTAAAAATTGAACGGGACAGaggtaaaaattaaaaaatttaaaatgttttttagaaatttaaagagattttaatttgttagtcAAAGAGAATTTTgataatggaaaaaaaaaaagaattggcTTCTTTCTTCTTTGTCCTATGAAGAAGAATTGGGTGAAGAGAGAAGATTTGGGAGAGAAGGATTTGTCAGGTATTAATCTAACtgtactttaatttttactttcatagctaattttaggattaaaaactaaaatgatagagtaatttttttatatacatcaagGATTATTTTGATAAGCTCAAAATTATTCAAACCCTATATATTAAGGATCATATATACGAGATATATACTAACTTTAACGGACAAAATTAACGAGTATATATATCATACCGGCAGAGGTTATCAATCAATTGGTTCGGGCCTTACTATGCTTTTGGTTGTGGGCTGATGTCGACCCTTCGTAAAGTGTACTACTTGTACTCCTAATAAACTGCCAATCACGTACTACTACTTCATAAAAAAGAATTCATATCTTTTataagtattaaaaaaataattttaattatatttaaataatacaattttacaTCAAAAGGGATTCATTACCCTATCAGACTCTGTCTTGGacaacaatcaaaacaaattaaGCTCACAAATTTTAATagtaattagtttttttttcacgGGAGTTCGGTACACACATTGAAGCCCGATTAAATTTAGATTCACATCGAAAAGTCTCATATTGAGGATAAAGTGCTCCTTAACAAAGACGATTCCGTACCTGGAGACTCAAGGCAGAAACCTCTTGattaaagatgaaaaattacaaatcactccaccacaaccctgaTAGAATTAAAATTGTCACCTAaatcaactttttaaaataactttatacaaattataactATACTGAATGTTTTATTATATCACAGAATTTACATGTTCATATAAAAcgggaaaaatattttgtcctaTTATCAACGAAGGAAATTCAGTTGAACTCCTTATCTATGTATAcacattaaatttaattagtatGTTCACATAGTGAAACACCCTTTACTAAATTTTGTCACTAATTTCACTTCAGGTGCAGATTGAGCAGTAGTATTATAATCAACGTTTTCCCATCTCCGGCGAGTCACCGGCCTCGGTAGGTTTTCCGGCACGATGGTTTCTAACGAGTTCACGTTCCACGGTGGACACGATCTTTTCTCACTCCATTTTTGTATTGATTTTCCGGCGACATATTGTATTTGCATGTCTCCGGCGATCGCAATCGTACTTTCTTGATTACCTAAAATTGAGCTGTCAAATTCTAATCCAATAATTACAACACATGCCATCCCTAATGCACATTGATTTTTCCATGATTTTTCTTTTCGTTGCCTGCggaagaaaatcaaaataataatttaaataaataaaaaaagatagaatATTATTTTGGCATGTATCGACTAATATCTGTCAATCAACTTATGGCCGAATTTTGATCCCATAGAAAAAatgtcaataaaaataaaatgaacattttaaagAGAttgtaaatataaatatttttcttctaataGATATATAATGTCGTATAAAATGAAACAGATGAATAGATTTGGATATGATGGACACACAAACATCCAAAAATGAAAAGCAaagtatgataaaaaaaaatgtatatagtACGTACTAGTAGACTCACCAAGAAACTTGAGAGGGTGGAGGAATTAagttattattatgattataattAGAAGTAGGAGGAGGTTGTGGGGAGAGATTGAGGCATAGCTTTGTTGAAATAGCCATCTTCTATACTTtagattatttttctcaaaacaaaTGAAGAGGAAAACAAAGAGTAGTAGTACAATTGCTATAGGTactataattttgtttttcctttttgttaatAATAGTGGTACTATATCTTCAATAGTTAGAtagatatttataattttgtacttCGTTTATTGTTGAATGAGGCTTCGTGGTTGGTCGAGTCATTGGTCAGTTTACGCTAACTCACAAGGTGCCTAATTTCCCTTCTTCTCTTGACACGTGGAGTAGGACCCTTTTGGTTTGTTTCAATCAATTTGAGATACTAATTTATTAGTTTCATTGTTTCCATAAACATCCCTTGAGGTTACTCTAATTAAACATATGGAGTACTACTTTtcgaaattttaaattatagtacttcaTTATttagaaacaataaataaaaaaagtaagttCACTATAGTCATTTTACAAATTATTGAGTTTATTATATTCAAGTGATGATATAATTATCTATTGCTCATTAAGAAGTGTGTCAAATCAATACACGTAAAAATGGACGGGGAGAGTAACACCTAAGTGATAGAACAAGTTCGTCATGGGGATCATAAATTATATTGCATAAAAGACACAATTTCTTAAAGTTCATAACCAAATATCAATAAttgaatgacttaaattaactatttaaaactCGGGAATAGTTTTTTAGTTAAAGAAATATTGATAAGATTTGTGCAATTAGTCCAAATATTCTTGCGTGTCAGCTTGTAATTCTTCCTTCCAGACCTTTTGCGTGTCTGatttcaaagttcaaatttcaaagttgaaaccaacaaaaatatgaaaGCTACACTTTTTTATAATCTTCCCATACCAATTGCTTGCACGCATTACACAAGGCACCTAAAACTTTGAGGGATTGAATAGTACTcaaatcatttttataaaatttcatctggaaaattattatttcttcagTCCCAATCTATTTTGCAGAACTGAACTTTTGAGATTCAAACTTTGATGGTAtattcaatcaaattttttatatttgaaaacaatgtaaaaaaatcgttataaattataaaaattacttatataaaatatttaaagagtATATAAATTAAGATCAAAGAAAAACttgattgatttttgaaatttcaaatattacacataaattgagacaaataaAATACAGAGTAGTACTTATTCCTGCAATATTTATCTATCATTAGAAAGAAAAGTAAGTACCTTTCTAAAAATAGAATCTCACGTTTATTTACCGTCGTAAGTGTAGCTCCAAAAATTTGGAAGAGGAATTCGTTGCGTAAATTGTTTTTCTTCTAAGGGAACTCCAATATTAGACGATGCCTATCATTTTCATTAATTTGTTGCACTTATTATACTATTAAATTCATTGTTCGGAACAATTTTCCCTTTCACCAGCCAATATTTACTTTTATATGTATTATCGTAATATATAGGAGTATTAATTAAACTCTTCCGTTTTAATATTTAAGTTTGAATAATTTTAGAAACCTCTCTTTTATAACACTTATATTTTCCTTATGATTTACGATATGAACttacttttctt from Solanum stenotomum isolate F172 unplaced genomic scaffold, ASM1918654v1 scaffold33061, whole genome shotgun sequence carries:
- the LOC125852235 gene encoding uncharacterized protein LOC125852235 produces the protein MAISTKLCLNLSPQPPPTSNYNHNNNLIPPPSQVSWQRKEKSWKNQCALGMACVVIIGLEFDSSILGNQESTIAIAGDMQIQYVAGKSIQKWSEKRSCPPWNVNSLETIVPENLPRPVTRRRWENVDYNTTAQSAPEVKLVTKFSKGCFTM